The Cyanobacteriota bacterium DNA segment GTACAATTGCCCCATTTCTTAGGTGCGGTTTAATGAATGCTTCTACATGCTGAGCGCGATCAGCCGCATAGAGTAATAGTTCCGATCGATCTTGGATGCACTCGTCCGTCTGTTGTTCTAGCAACAGTTGTCGTAACCTGACACCCAAGCTCGTGCCTCCTGGTTCTCTAGTTAGCACAATCGATCGATCGAGCGCTTGACATCGACTACTGGTCAATAACCACTGATATAACTCTCTAATTTGAGTCGTTTTACCAGCACCCTCAACTCCTTCAAAGACTATCAACACTCCATCACACATGAGGCCGCAATTGGTTATAGCTTGATTTTTGAATTCTCCTGCATCCAGTAAACCAAGTTTTGTATGCTAGAGTGTAGGCAGTGTGAACAAAAGGTAAGGTAACTGATTGTATTGAAGGACTACCCAAATACTCCGCCGTTATTCGTGTTGATTCCCTATGGCTCGTTACACTTCCTTGTTCAAGGTGGCTGCACCCGTTGATGACCTTCAACCAGCCATAACCAATGTACTCGAAGCTTGCAACATGCGGGTTATCTACAGAGATAACGACTACCTAGTTGCCCGCGAGATTCCAGGTCAGGTCACCTTTGCCAAATTGGTGACTGTAGAGGTTCTAATTGATAGGCCTAGGGAACATGAAGCCAAGACTGGTGAGCTGTGCACCCCAAGCATGGCACTGAACTTCGTGGTTAAGAATGAAGAGCTGCCGTTACAGGCTAATAACCACTGCCGTCGTATGTTCGAGTTAGTGAACAACACACTGTTGGACAGTAATTCTTGGGAGTTGCTTGAACACGTGTCATCCTAACAATCTATCATCCTGACAATCTAGGTAGAGGTAGACCTCCCAATCTGGGCGAAGGTAGGCACCTGCTGCCGATGTCGTGAGTTGTCTAGTCCTCAGGCTCGCCTACCATGCTAGGGCTAATTAGGGTAATATCAAATTCCTCATCGGGAGGCGTAGTTGCGACTGCATCTTGACTCAGTAGGTAGTAAATCGCTCGAACTTGAGGGCCGAACACAACTTCGTCTTCGTTCTGAAGGTTGTGAGCTTGGAGTTTACGACCGTTAATCAATAGACCATTGGCGCTAGGTTTACCCTTCAAGTTGCCATCCACAATGCGGTAATAGAAGCCTCCATCCTCATTGGGAAGCTGAACTAGCGTTGCATGTCGCCGTGAAACAAACTGTGAGATTAGGCGAATGTCACATTTTGGATCCCTGCCAATAGAGTAAATCGGACCAGTAAGCGGAAATTCACGTCGCCCCTTGTCGTCCTCAATGATAAGCATGTGATTTTGTGGT contains these protein-coding regions:
- a CDS encoding FHA domain-containing protein — encoded protein: MASDVPQNHMLIIEDDKGRREFPLTGPIYSIGRDPKCDIRLISQFVSRRHATLVQLPNEDGGFYYRIVDGNLKGKPSANGLLINGRKLQAHNLQNEDEVVFGPQVRAIYYLLSQDAVATTPPDEEFDITLISPSMVGEPED